Proteins encoded together in one Penaeus vannamei isolate JL-2024 chromosome 11, ASM4276789v1, whole genome shotgun sequence window:
- the LOC113827190 gene encoding DDB1- and CUL4-associated factor 17, with product MWPLSRTMKSRRRKSVLHELRRREYGVPCPSWTSLQALRYCIFGPRRMWKQLLHVKESSSIEFCGDLLWTTKPANAEDSVMQRICGDGHLLQMYKVDLHPRPKEIKVYDVPDPVYRSSIPGQEYRPVIFVLRKGNVLTRHDLEKGTVFDRIHLGQIQTKTLSMSLMDDVLIVKSPKLKIEPQTEYFFHFKVFQMHPFGLIASLNIHGSVFPGEEDKKKYGKMRDVEIHEGLLLVLTEKSFSLIYDAQEIIRMKSTSKDFQVIPDSITYAKDMVVEAPPLLFAAYTHMDILGLGACPWAYIRAVSDCLLQVHDLASEELLEGGQVMWEDRNEQQVSPDYLMFHPDDSNKLIHIKTSKIRILAIKERNGKRYLEEEFTYPVEKKDKNKDIAKYSRSGRLLKSKFEWDYSLNRALAFNVETELRILAILEAQRDENCRTHLVKVTFYDSYSYEFLDELDISTTVDGDIETNRLSVHMDRDILNIVVYKGNQYTIFSYRLKEKIETDENAPNKLKVVKKIRERDVHNRRSVSYAESDSENSEGGNVRRRQRERNRRERTQGRRRRRRRTQGESSETEVEQDSDEWVP from the exons ATGTGGCCCTTGAGCAGGACCATGAAGTCGAGGAGACGCAAGAGTGTGCTGCATGAGCTCAGGAGAAGGGAATATGGAGTCCCATGTCCGTCTTG GACAAGCCTACAGGCTCTTCGTTATTGTATATTTGGACCAAGAAGAATGTGGAAACAGCTTTTGCATGTAAAAGAAAGTTCATCAATTGAATTTTGCGGGGATCTTTTGTGGACAACAAAACCCGCAAATGCAG AGGATAGTGTTATGCAAAGAATTTGTGGTGATGGACACCTCCTTCAGATGTACAAAGTTGACTTGCACCCTCGACCAAAGGAAATCAAGGTATACGATGTACCAGATCCAGTCTATAGGTCTTCTATTCCAGGGCAAG AGTACCGGCCCGTAATCTTTGTTCTCCGGAAAGGAAATGTTTTGACACGTCATGACCTGGAGAAAGGAACAGTTTTTGACCGTATTCACCTGGGACAGATTCAAACCAAGACGCTCTCGATGAGTTTAATGGATGATGTCCTCATTGTCAAGTCGCCCAAACTCAAGATTGAACCACAGACCGAGTACTTCTTTCACTTTAAAGTGTTTCAGATGCATCCCTTTGGACTTATAGCTTCACTCAACATTCATGGATCAGTATTCCCAG gggaagaggacaagaagaagtaTGGGAAGATGCGTGATGTTGAGATTCACGAAGGCCTCTTGCTTGTTCTTACAGAAAAGAGCTTTAGTTTGATTTATGATGCACAGGAAATCATCAGG ATGAAGAGCACATCAAAAGATTTTCAAGTCATCCCAGACAGTATAACATATGCAAAGGATATGGTAGTAGAAGCACCTCCTCTGCTCTTTGCAGcttacacacacatggacattcTTGGCTTAGGTGCTTGTCCATGGGCCTATATCAGAGCTGTGTCAGATTGTCTGTTGCAG GTTCATGACCTTGCTTCAGAGGAATTGCTGGAAGGTGGACAAGTGATGTGGGAAGACAGGAATGAACAGCAAGTGTCTCCAGATTATTTAATGTTTCATCCAGATGATTCAAACAAACTTATCCATATTAAGACTTCAAAAATCAG GATTTTAGCCATCAAGGAGAGGAATGGTAAGCGTTATTTGGAGGAAGAATTTACTTATCcagtggaaaaaaaagataag AATAAGGACATTGCTAAGTATTCCCGTTCAGGGCGGCTGTTGAAATCGAAGTTTGAATGGGACTATTCACTGAACAGAGCTCTTGCCTTCAATGTTGAGACAGAGTTGAGGATTCTTGCCATTCTAGAAGCTCAAAGAGAT GAAAACTGTCGTACACACCTGGTGAAGGTTACATTCTATGACAGTTACTCTTATGAATTCCTTGATGAACTGGACATATCTACCACGGTTGATGGGGATATTGAGACCAACCGACTCAGTGTTCACATGGACAGAGACATCTTGAACATTGTTGTGTATAAAGGGAACCAGTACACCATCTTTTCCTACCGcctgaaggaaaaaatagagacgGACGAAAATGCACCCAATAAATTGAAAGTTGttaagaagataagagagagagatgtccatAATAGGAGGTCTGTCAGCTATGCAGAAAGTGACAGTGAAAACAGTGAAGGTGGTAATgtgagaagaagacaaagagagaggaatagaagggaaagaacacaaggaagaaggagaagaaggaggcggacaCAAGGGGAATCTAGTGAAACTGAAGTGGAACAAGACTCTGACGAATGGGTGCCATAG